A window of Nicotiana sylvestris chromosome 8, ASM39365v2, whole genome shotgun sequence genomic DNA:
aaaatacgtaattatagattatcatcaataccccacacttaaaccattgctctaCCTCGAGCAATCAAATTACACTTTTTATAGACACGacatttttaaacaattctcctaactcatcaaaccaagagtatttaaaacaGACTAAgaacaaaagcgtaacatcttcacctcaagatttgaatCACAAGTACTTTAACAACTcactcctaactcatcacaccaagagtatttattcacaactcactcacttactttaacatagaggtcacttacattacctttccttcatgaatcaagtgccctctcacaacaaaagagagtagttccacacaataaaatttaagaacacttaggaactcaagatagaaagaattcactcactctcagaaataacattcatatgccacaaaagttgaccataagcttgcccgtaatgtactactctactaatcgagctcatgcggtctaggatcaagtaggactttatttggttgtaatgtaggctgcgggacgggtaggatatatttggatataagagtgactacacctccttaagcactttaatacatatattttaacattcaaaccccatacttatgtcaaaccaaactctacattcacatcaatgtatattacctcattcttctttaagcacacttACATCAAGAGCCACCACTTACCAAGGAATTATTTTTTtccacaacaatacaactatttttttttttatttttccaattcaagtggctcttattttttcaaaacagtgcacctttctccttatttaattagttccactcaaaagccaaaccaaccaccccacattTTAacctttacaaagttcataaacaattcaagtgctcatgagaggttacaatggttcaaatagatggttaattcaaacaaatgggtaaggcttgtaatgtggttgccaaagaaacaataTTACAGGCTCAAAGGAGTTAACTATGATACATACAATTAGGtaggtaaaatatacatatctggctcaacaaagaaacgcctatatcacttccaagactgaacaaagttactatttcgctttgcaaacacacagggcaagttctaggcatcaaatgcaatgcacagaataacgcaaaaccttacacacatggcacataactcactcaggattggattcatagacactctagtcaaagtagttaagcaaagttaagatcataaaatttaaggtacttctacaagagtcaaaaattgagcttaagcgtcacaaccaaagtactcactattctcaagtcataacaaagtcaagagatattgcttcatttcaaaacacaacacaatggcttATATTcctaaaaaaaaactaactacactcggttcaaataaaacccttggaaaagaaccgcgacacaaagaaaaaccaatggGGAATTGCTACATTACCCAACAAAAGaaactcttttttattttattttttatttagacttaaatccctcaagaaaattgtctaatagatctaTCGTCAGGAAAAGTCCAaccttttctatttaaaaaaatattaattaaactaacacaactaaaatagcatagaaagtcactcaGACAATcttctcaccccacacttaaaattgtgtattgtccccaatgcacaccataactaataaaagggtaaaagagactccctggtaggccaaaggccgaagcactaacagcttatggggtactcagacttctcccaagcttggtccttcgtgcgggtacctcacacttagttccaaccatttggtttgatgttgcatccttccaatacctttgctttccatgctcctagaacaTAAAAAAATTgatactacaaaaataatacagttaaaaaatatatataaataaaagaaagcaataaagctgggtttcctcccaacaagcgcttgatttaacgtcgcggcacgacacgaatcactttttgcctccacctcgagcttatgaattgaacccccaATTTGGCATCAAGTTTTCGGCTATGCTCCAGGGGTGGAGGAATAAATCTAATTGGCCCAAGCAACCATTGTACTATTCTACACTTCTTGGCTTTTAGATGAGGTATGTATTTTTGTCTTTCTGgcaagaaaaatttcagattgtAGGCACCTtattcctcattccttgacttctcaatcggctcggatgactctatttccatatcgtCATTCAAGCACAATGTAGAAAAATgtttggagtgaggaccaatgcgctcacacacatgaacttcaggactttcagcatcctcaacatcaatgatactagagtcaacaaaatttgtatcctcaatgtCTTTGGCTGACTCTAATCTCACATCTTCAATATTGACATCCTCAAATTATATTTGGCTAggttgttgatgttctactctAACCTCCCCAGTTAACACCTCaaattcatgctcttcttggctactatcctcaatattggcttgttgagcattaaaaactccaaccacttgactcaattgagcctcCAACTTGCGCTAGTTTcctcttgcctttctatctgcaattgttttttattatttcgtttcagaaggcactttaacatatcaTTGATCTCTTTTAGGTCTGCATCCCCAGGTTCTTTATTCCTGTTAAtttcacaagaaaaggtagaaccatcatagtaaggggttgggggaagataagaaatataagtacaaccataaaactgaccatttttaccaccacacacatcacacacattccacaaataAAATTGCATTGGTGCATATAACTCGCTCTTAGGAACGTTTTGAAAATTTTGCCAcgggtggtttccttcacaatatgtatggagatcaatagtagaattatctacacctaaattcccataattccaagatgtcatatttctcaaatcaacagttataaaaaaatacaaaaaaaaacaaaaaaaaagttcaaacttgaactctagcaatatatacagctacaactatatcgttagttccccggcaacggcgccaaaatttgatcaagcCCAaatctagtcctaaaaaggataagcggtcgctgtagatataatccggtctaaaaccggagtcgaatcccacagagaactaaggcttagctatatctgtttaatatcactaaaaagacaagtttgaacaattttctaaattataaagattgagatttatatttctaactaattaactagcaaatactagaaaacggtaaaattatcaactaacgagacaaatgGTTGGAAACTAAATTAAGGAGGTTTAGAGTTATGATTtctccaattgtcggaatccttctagctatgttccctatAATTTGTCCAATGTATTCTCTACcaatcgtgagcactttaggtgtcgtaattctctctcgagcaactacaacaatttactagacatattctctcgaactacgctagttggctttatctaaccgctcattatgaccacgtcaaggctttgttatttctaaacctgcctttaaacccATTGTAtcgatttctcacatacgttaggagtgacgttgttcaacaactacctaaatatataCTCTCTCTCGAGcactacacactaaataggcatagttaattgatggtcattcaatcaacaacaacaaacacgtagctgaacaagtagagaaatctaacggctcaattatataaaaacataacaagaatttatcctacaaaaggttctatcaaaactctagataacacattagctattcataatagtatgtaaaactacaatactaaaagtcataaccaaaatgaaaaaataggaagaggaaggaaaaactcgcaGAAGAATTCTCCggcttgctcctattgtgtctctgcctccttaggtcgaactTGTGTCAACAATTGGTCTCCTcccctccttaggtctaaattatgtcaaaagtatgtTTCCTCCCTCAAAAATACTGTTTTTctatgtatatataccaagtagggtcgagCCTAAACAATTATACCTTTCTCCTACACGAAAAAGGACAAGTTTTCAGGCCTAGATGGTCGCGGTCGAGGCGCGGCATGGACGCGGTATTTGGCAAGTATACTGCCTCAGCCCGCCTCAGGTCCGCGGTCGCGGTTTCGACCGTATTTGTCACCCTGTTccatttggaatttggaaaaatgtaAAACATAAAAATTGTAGCcttttgagttagctttccaaccatatattgtggaaccaaatggagttctgagcaaaaagttatgttcattttactagacaatgcgcaatatgcctactcgattcttcgttttgttgctctatcatctgtcgatccccgaatacgattccgacttaattccttgggcttttactcagacttcaaagctccaaatcacttgaattcattctataacatctacatagctcggaatcactcctacaaggcataaaacacacaactAGTGCAAAACACTAACGATTAAaacgcaaactcaactaaagtgcagtaaatttgagtgtaataagcaactaaaatacgtaattatagcatATCATCAACGACTAAGGCTATTTCTTGTATAGAAATATGATAATTAAAGTTACTTATTCCCGTTCTTCTATAAATTTCGACACCTCTTACAACAGTTCTTGCGTACGTCCTATGTCGGACAGTTATATTTGTTGTTGAATGTGTGTAGGACTCTTTGGAAAATGACTCTAACACAAGGATTTGAATGATATGACCCACAACCTTCAACCGCACTACGTGTTTAAAAATACTCCAGGCATGGGAGATTGTTCAACTGCAGAGGAGATGAAGCTATTACTATCAAAACATGGGATTTCTTTTGGCCATGTAAAAAAGCCTATGTTGATCATCCAACTAGACTTTGTGTATGTTAAGCATATTTGGTTTTGTTGGACTGATCAAATTTCTCTTTGATTTCTGAATTTGATTTAACATTTTTTGCTAAGCCATTTGAAATACAtgaaggattgcgtataggtgttcttaacacgcagcggaagacaataataaTCCTAGGCAAATCTTTTAAATACGAAAAGATCTGCCTAGTATTGTTATTGTCTTCTGCTGCGTGTTAAgaacacctatacgcaatccttcaatggtatcagagcttagttAGTCCTCATGGATTTTTCATAGCTAATCCAATTCATAATTGGATTATTATTTTCCTATAAAAATTTAAATCCAAAAGGGCTGAAGTTGGCAAAGATGTCCTCGTGGACTTTCACGTTAGTTATCCAATTCAAAATTGGATTCTAACTCATAAAccttttatattattattattgttattattattattattattatatgtatacacatatatatactcATATATAAATAGATATtaaaatatatcacatatatatttaaaccaagagatataatttaattttctattccaaatagaaaacttcaatttatTCACAATATTTATTATATCCgttgtgctagcaaagaatataacaatatttcatttggactaataactaaatatatttgactaattaaattccttaatttaattatcaaataataagttaattaatcttttagcaaagatcagaacactcgttagtgtgcaaccccataggttcaatactaaaccggtagtaaattgaccacatcaatatactaatcaagggtcgcgtctagcaacactccttaacgaccggatagcatgaagtacacaatttactctcaagaaccagtaaaagaataatgtagtaattccttctgtccttatagctctggatcaccctaggatatggttcaactgtcaaatcctaataggcgaccaactatgtgttcatgtcaaatataatcaaccattgaatgacctaagaaactcatttcttctttcattcaattgccctggccaaggtcttagtttggtcgtttataattcatgacaacatgaaatttaaactcattaccaagagttgacagattccatcttgatcaatcactaattctacaagtatttaatcgtacccaatatgtttagattaaattataagagactttgctctcattatcatgatctctatcacgatgacaaatctcaaaatttaatcaaggactttatcaaattaatcaaacaattaataataactatgataaaagaatgtCATAtgtttttatatcaaataacgttcacaaaaatatgttcaaatcatcaaatatgagattggatttagggcatatctactatatctcTAACAATACATTTGCAGAGTGAAGTTGAAATACTGACCGATGAAAACCGGCATCCATGTTTGATGAAGTTAAAGGGGTTCTGTTTTCAATATAAATTTGCAGTTGTTTATGATGAAAAACCAGATAATTATTTGTCGGACGTGCTTCGTTCTGGTATTTGATCAGCTATTTGAAGAAATCTTTCACCTGCTATAGTTTGATGGCTACTAAATTTAGTAACTTTGTGTGTTTTGATTTTGACTTGTCATTTGTTTTTTGGGTAGGCAAAGACTTTGGATGGGATGATAGAATGAAGGTAGCAACTCAACTTGCAAGCCTCTTCACATGGTTGCATGAGAGACAATTTGCATTTAATTTGGTGGTATGGAACCTTCGAGCATAATGATtgacaaggtaacaattaatcagaggcggatccaggatttgaagtttatgaatTCCTACAGAGACCTCATGTTAATATGCAATAATAATTGTGTTTACTATTAGATATTACCGATATTTAGTCAACTTTTTAATACAAATACAGGATTTGAGCAAAAGGTAATAAGTGTACGTGAACCCATAACTTATAAGCTAGGTCCACTCTTGCAGTTGAACCCTATAGACGACCTTCGCATTGATGTTTTACAAGTTACTATTTCATTGACTTGTAGGGGCGTAGGTAGGTGGATGCAAGGGGTTCGATTGAATCCTCTTCGCCTGAAAATTATACTGTGAAGTATGTTAAAATGAAAATTTTCTGTATAATGATATAAATTGTTACTTCCCCTGGCATTACAAAAGCTTATGGTGTTGCGCCACGGGGGTTTTAAAATTGTTTTAGGTTGCAAGATCAAATCATAGGTGTGACATTCTAGTACTTTTTGAATCCCCTTATATGAATTCCTAGCTCCGGTACTATTTGCAggacttcaacataaaagtattgGACTTTGGTTTTCTAGTTCGTGTAAAGGAGGAGGATAACAGAGTACTTACCATACCTTATTTGAATCTCCCTGATGCTCCAGAGGCTTATGAGGGTACTCGAACTTTAAAATCTGATGTTTACGTATTTGGTGTGGGGTTGGTTGCCAATAACAAAAACGTCTATACAGCATATTATTGTTGGATTGTGGACGAGCTCCAACGTGGTAAAAGATGATAGTGGATGAATTACTTCTGCGACGTGATTATAATGGCTATCTCGCTTGTAGAATCACGAAACTAGTAGCAGAATGTCTGAAAGTGGATCCAAATGCACGACCAGATATGATGGATGTCTTTGCCAACTTATCCAGTATGGTAAGAAAACAACTCGAATTAAGGAAGAACgaaattatttacctttttaaGCAATTGTGAGACTTTATATGCTCAAAATTAATAGCAGCCCGGTGTagtaagctcccgctatgcacggGCTccagggaagggccggaccacaagggtcgcag
This region includes:
- the LOC104248038 gene encoding probable serine/threonine-protein kinase PBL18, with protein sequence MSYSEVEILTDENRHPCLMKLKGFCFQYKFAVVYDEKPDNYLSDVLRSGKDFGWDDRMKVATQLASLFTWLHERQFAFNLVLRYYLQDFNIKVLDFGFLVRVKEEDNRVLTIPYLNLPDAPEAYEGTRTLKSDVYVFGVGLVANNKNVYTAYYCWIVDELQRGKR